The sequence TCGACCTGGCTGCTGCTGGTCTTCCCCGGGTTGTTCCTGATCGCGGCGTACTTCTTCCTGCCACGCTACACGTACTTTTTGGCACCGGCCTACTGGGCAATTAGCTACCTGGCGTGTGCAATGCGTCGGGAATAATGATAATAGGGGGGACTGGGAATGTCACAGACGAAGGAATTAACGCACGACGATGTCCAAAAAATCGTCTCTTCATATATGAATGATGACCACGTGGCACTGGTTGAGAAGGCCTACCGGTTTGCGTCCATTTGCCATCGGGACCAGCGGCGCAAGTCGGGTGAGCCCTACATTATTCACCCGATCCAGGTGGCGGGGATCCTTGCCAACCTCCACATGGACCCGGAAACGGTGTGTGCGGGTTACCTGCACGACATTGTTGAGGATACCGGGGCTACCCTGGGTGACATCAAGGAGCTCTTTGGCCCAACGATTGCCCTGATTGTCGACGGTGACACCAAGCTGGGCAAGATTCACTATAAGTCCAACCGGGAACAGATGGCAGCGACCCACCGGAAGCTCCTGCTGGCGATGTCAAAGGACATTCGGGTGATGATTGTTAAGCTGGCCGACCGGCTGCACAACATGCGGACCTTGCAGCATCTGCGGCCCGACAAGCAGCGCCGGATTTCCAACGAAACGCTGGAGATCTACGCCCCGATTGCCGACCGACTGGGGATCAGCACGATCAAATGGGAGCTAGAGGACCTCTCTCTGCGCTACCTGAATCCGCAACAGTACTACCGGATTGTGCACCTGATGAACTCACGGCGAGACCAGCGAGTGGCTTACATCAACCACGCCATTGAGCTGATCAAGGATTCGCTCAAGGACCTTAAGCTGGGGCCGAATGTCGAAATCTACGGACGCCCGAAGCACATCTACTCGGTCTACCGCAAGATGGTGACCCAGCACAAGCAGTTCAGCCAGATCTATGACCTCCTGGCGATCCGGGTCGTGGTCGATACGATCAAGGACTGCTATGCCGTGCTGGGGGCCATTCACACGAGCTGGAAGCCGATGCCGGGACGGTTCAAGGACTACATCGCGATGCCGAAGACCAACGGCTACCAATCTCTGCATACCACGGTGATTGGGCCGGAAGGACGGCCGCTGGAAGTCCAGATCCGGACCCACCACATGCACGAGGTGGCCGAATACGGGGTTGCTGCTCACTGGGCTTACAAGGAAGGCAAGACCAACGGCGTTCAACAGACCCTCGACAGCCGCAAGCTCAACGTGGTTAAGGAAATCCTGGAGCTGCGGAAGGAAAGCAACGGGACCGACGAGTTCATGCAGGGCATCCAGAGCGACGTCTTTGCCGACAAGGTTTACGCCTTTACGCCGAAGGGTGACGTAATCGAAATGCCGGTGGGCTCTGGACCCCTGGACATGGCCTACCAGATCCACACCGAGGTCGGCAATCACACCACCGGGGCCAAGGTTAACGGCCGGATCGTTCCCCTGGATTACGAAATCAAGAACGGGGACATCGTTGACATCCTGACCTCTTCCTCCTCAGCGGGGCCGAGTCAGGACTGGCTCGACCTGGTCAAAACACGGCGGGCACGGAACAAGATTCGGCAGTTCTTCCGGGCCCACAACCGGGACGAGAACATCGAGACGGGTAAGCAGATGATCGCCACCCAACTCCATGATGCCGGCTATGATCCGCTGGCCCTGATGACCGAGGAGAAGAGCGTCCAGGTTGCCCAGGCAATGCACTACAACACAGCTGACGACATGTTCGCGGCGGTTGGCTTCGGCGACCTGGCACCGGTGGGCGTGCGGAATCGTTTCACTGCCGACATCCGGCAAAAGGAACGATCCGATCGCCAGGCGGCCGCCCAAAAGGCCCTCCTGGAGGATCACGAGACCCTGGAGAAGCCGAGCGAAAAGACCAAGGTCAAGCAGGCCAAGGCCTCCAGCGAAGGGGTCGTGGTCGAGGGCGTCGACAACATGCTGGTCCGGCTCAGCCATTGCTGCGACCCGGTTCCGGGTGATTCGATCGTCGGCTACATCACCAAGGGCCGCGGGGTTTCCATCCACCGGGCGGACTGCCCAAACATTGCCAATGCTGAGAAGAGTGGGCAGCGGCTGGTGACCGTCTACTGGGCCAACCCGAATGGCGATAAGACCAACTACGACGCCGACATCGAGGTTCAAGGCTACAACCGCAACGGGATGCTCAATGATATCCTGCGCTCGATCAATAACAGCACCCGCTTCTTGAACTCGGTCAACGGGAAGGTCGATCACAATAAGATGGTGACGATCAGCCTGACGATTGGGGTCCGCAACCTCCAGCAGCTGGAACTGATCATGAACGCCCTCAAGAACATCAAGGACGTTTACGTGGTCAAGCGGGTTATTCACTAGAAAGGAATTAAAAAGAT comes from Limosilactobacillus sp. and encodes:
- a CDS encoding RelA/SpoT family protein — encoded protein: MSQTKELTHDDVQKIVSSYMNDDHVALVEKAYRFASICHRDQRRKSGEPYIIHPIQVAGILANLHMDPETVCAGYLHDIVEDTGATLGDIKELFGPTIALIVDGDTKLGKIHYKSNREQMAATHRKLLLAMSKDIRVMIVKLADRLHNMRTLQHLRPDKQRRISNETLEIYAPIADRLGISTIKWELEDLSLRYLNPQQYYRIVHLMNSRRDQRVAYINHAIELIKDSLKDLKLGPNVEIYGRPKHIYSVYRKMVTQHKQFSQIYDLLAIRVVVDTIKDCYAVLGAIHTSWKPMPGRFKDYIAMPKTNGYQSLHTTVIGPEGRPLEVQIRTHHMHEVAEYGVAAHWAYKEGKTNGVQQTLDSRKLNVVKEILELRKESNGTDEFMQGIQSDVFADKVYAFTPKGDVIEMPVGSGPLDMAYQIHTEVGNHTTGAKVNGRIVPLDYEIKNGDIVDILTSSSSAGPSQDWLDLVKTRRARNKIRQFFRAHNRDENIETGKQMIATQLHDAGYDPLALMTEEKSVQVAQAMHYNTADDMFAAVGFGDLAPVGVRNRFTADIRQKERSDRQAAAQKALLEDHETLEKPSEKTKVKQAKASSEGVVVEGVDNMLVRLSHCCDPVPGDSIVGYITKGRGVSIHRADCPNIANAEKSGQRLVTVYWANPNGDKTNYDADIEVQGYNRNGMLNDILRSINNSTRFLNSVNGKVDHNKMVTISLTIGVRNLQQLELIMNALKNIKDVYVVKRVIH